In Thioclava sp. GXIMD2076, one DNA window encodes the following:
- a CDS encoding rcc01693 family protein, translating to MTDRQLDWPGLMRAGIKGLGLRPQEFWALTPAELALMLGDVPSMRPLTRSRLEELARAFPDHRPDKGETNG from the coding sequence ATGACAGACAGGCAGCTGGATTGGCCGGGGCTGATGCGGGCAGGGATCAAGGGGCTCGGTTTGCGCCCGCAGGAGTTCTGGGCCCTGACGCCGGCAGAACTGGCTTTGATGCTGGGGGATGTGCCGAGCATGCGCCCGTTGACGCGGTCGCGGCTCGAGGAGCTGGCACGCGCCTTCCCCGACCACAGGCCGGATAAAGGAGAGACCAATGGATGA
- a CDS encoding glycoside hydrolase TIM-barrel-like domain-containing protein, protein MATILLGAAGAAIGGGFGGTVLGLSGAVIGRAVGATLGRAIDQRLLGTGSQSVETGKVSQFRLSSAGEGTPVPMLWGGMRVAGQVIWATRFRESASTQKSGKATGSSVKTTSYSYSVSLALALCEGQILRVGRIWADGQILDMAGIDCRVYPGSEDQEPDPKIEAVEGEGLAPAYRGIAYVVFEDLALAQFGNRVPQLTFEVFRAADPDLEDEPEGYESCVEGVALIPGTGEYSLATTPVYFAGEDGGSSKVMNLNASGGQTDFSTALGALNGDLPACQAVSLVVSWFGDDLRAGHCGIRPRVNELTGEGKNMPWSVSGIGRETAGKVAFTTDGDLYGGTPTDQSVIEAIQSLRASGKFVTFYPFILMEQIAGNALPNPWAPDEEQPALPWRGRITTELAPGLVGTTDRTAAAADEVAVFFGQAASDDFPSTDDGIGYSGPAEWSMRRFILHYAHLCAKAGGVDAFCVGTEMCALTQIRDGEDGFPAVEALRVLAGELREILGATCKIGYAADWSEYFGYSSHEGNRYFHLDPLWSDAAIDFVGIDNYLPLSDWREGEEHADAAWPAIHDLAYLQSNIEGGEYYDWYYATDTHRDLQIRTPITDGEGEPWIWRAKDFRGWWENRHYARINGVRATAPTAWLPQMKPIWFTEFGCAAIDKGTNQPNKFLDPKSSESMLPYYSNGRRDELIQMQYLRAMTDWWQTALHNPVSAVYGGPMIDMTKAHIWCWDARPWPEFPARDDLWTDAANYGRGHWLSGRATAQPLSRVVAEICQAGGLAAIDVSGLRGAVRGYIAQSGESPRAMLQSLMLAYGFDAIERDGLLRFVMRSGQVDRVLEEANWALGDDDSSVTQTRAAEAEMSGRVRLGYVEAEGEYTARVVEAISALSQDHGTNSSSEVDVALHRPQAVAIVERWLAEAQMARDVIRFTLPPSLTGIGAGDVVAIEGARYRIDRVDLAGAATMEAVRIEAGLYEPSDAAEASVSVTRFYAPVPVTAQFMDLPLLTGEEVPYAPHLAVTASPWPGTVAVYDASSDSDYQLNSTLSNRASIGQTLGGLTSARAGLWDRGPSLRIKLVSGELQSVSEAQVLAGANVMAIGDGSSGNWEIFQFATANLVAENTYDLSLRLRGQLGSDALMPDLWPEGSVVVALDGQVDQITLAQSQRNIARHYRMGSARRSYDDPSYLHLIESFRGNGLRPYAPAHLRIEAQGGGWMASWIRRTRINGDAWLEQEVPLGETQERYRVRILGENDAVLREAETAGATWSYTEAQCAADLAVSPKLVLEVAQLSDLYGAGLAARLQLAG, encoded by the coding sequence ATGGCGACGATCCTTTTGGGCGCGGCGGGGGCCGCGATTGGCGGCGGTTTTGGCGGCACGGTGCTGGGGCTTTCGGGGGCGGTGATCGGCCGTGCGGTTGGTGCCACTCTGGGGCGGGCCATCGACCAGCGGCTTCTGGGAACCGGATCGCAGAGCGTCGAGACAGGCAAGGTAAGCCAGTTCCGGCTGTCCTCCGCCGGTGAAGGGACGCCGGTGCCGATGCTCTGGGGCGGTATGCGGGTGGCAGGTCAGGTGATCTGGGCCACGCGCTTCCGCGAGAGCGCCTCCACGCAGAAAAGCGGCAAGGCCACCGGATCGAGCGTGAAGACCACAAGTTACAGCTATTCGGTCAGTCTTGCGCTGGCGCTTTGCGAGGGGCAGATCCTGCGGGTGGGCCGTATCTGGGCCGACGGCCAGATCCTCGATATGGCGGGGATCGATTGTCGCGTCTATCCCGGGTCCGAGGATCAGGAGCCCGATCCGAAAATCGAAGCCGTCGAGGGCGAGGGGCTGGCGCCGGCCTATCGGGGCATCGCCTATGTGGTGTTCGAGGATCTGGCGCTTGCGCAATTCGGCAACCGTGTGCCGCAGTTGACTTTCGAGGTGTTCCGCGCTGCCGATCCGGATCTCGAGGACGAGCCCGAGGGCTACGAGAGCTGCGTGGAAGGGGTCGCGCTGATCCCCGGAACGGGGGAATATTCGCTGGCCACGACCCCCGTTTACTTTGCGGGCGAGGATGGTGGCTCGAGCAAGGTGATGAACCTCAATGCCTCCGGTGGCCAGACCGATTTCTCGACGGCGCTCGGGGCGCTGAACGGCGATCTGCCTGCCTGTCAGGCGGTGTCTCTGGTGGTGTCATGGTTTGGCGATGATCTGCGCGCGGGACATTGCGGGATCCGCCCCCGGGTGAACGAACTGACCGGTGAGGGCAAGAACATGCCTTGGTCGGTGTCGGGGATCGGGCGGGAGACCGCGGGCAAAGTGGCTTTTACTACAGACGGCGATCTCTATGGCGGAACGCCGACCGACCAGTCGGTGATCGAGGCCATTCAGTCGCTTCGGGCGTCGGGAAAATTCGTGACATTCTATCCCTTCATCCTGATGGAGCAGATCGCGGGGAACGCGCTACCCAACCCTTGGGCGCCCGACGAAGAGCAACCGGCCTTGCCTTGGCGGGGCCGGATCACGACAGAGCTGGCACCGGGGCTCGTGGGGACGACCGACCGGACCGCAGCGGCGGCCGATGAGGTCGCGGTATTTTTCGGGCAGGCCGCGTCCGATGACTTTCCTTCGACGGATGACGGTATCGGCTATAGCGGGCCTGCGGAATGGTCGATGCGGCGGTTCATCCTGCATTATGCCCATCTTTGTGCCAAGGCCGGTGGCGTGGATGCGTTCTGCGTGGGCACCGAGATGTGCGCCCTGACCCAGATCCGTGATGGCGAGGATGGCTTTCCGGCGGTGGAAGCATTGCGGGTTCTGGCAGGAGAATTGCGCGAGATCCTCGGCGCGACCTGCAAGATCGGCTATGCGGCGGACTGGTCGGAATATTTCGGTTACAGCTCGCATGAGGGCAACCGCTATTTCCATCTCGATCCGCTCTGGAGCGATGCGGCGATCGACTTCGTGGGGATCGATAACTATCTGCCACTGTCTGACTGGCGCGAGGGAGAGGAGCATGCCGATGCGGCATGGCCCGCGATCCATGATCTGGCCTATCTGCAAAGCAATATCGAAGGCGGCGAGTATTACGACTGGTATTATGCCACCGATACGCACCGCGATTTGCAGATCCGCACACCGATTACCGATGGCGAGGGCGAGCCGTGGATCTGGCGGGCGAAAGATTTTCGGGGCTGGTGGGAGAACCGCCATTACGCGCGGATCAATGGAGTGCGGGCGACCGCACCGACCGCGTGGCTGCCGCAGATGAAACCGATCTGGTTTACCGAATTTGGCTGTGCGGCGATTGATAAGGGCACGAACCAGCCCAACAAGTTCCTCGATCCCAAAAGTTCGGAATCCATGCTGCCCTATTATTCAAACGGGCGGCGCGACGAGTTGATCCAGATGCAATATCTGCGGGCGATGACGGATTGGTGGCAGACTGCGCTGCACAATCCCGTCTCGGCGGTCTATGGCGGACCGATGATCGATATGACGAAGGCCCATATCTGGTGCTGGGATGCGCGGCCCTGGCCCGAGTTTCCGGCCCGCGATGATCTTTGGACCGATGCGGCCAATTACGGTCGCGGGCATTGGCTGTCGGGACGGGCGACGGCCCAGCCGCTGTCGCGTGTGGTGGCCGAGATTTGTCAGGCGGGCGGGCTTGCGGCCATTGATGTCTCGGGGCTGCGAGGCGCGGTGCGTGGATATATCGCACAATCCGGCGAGTCACCGCGCGCAATGCTACAAAGCCTGATGCTGGCATACGGGTTCGATGCGATCGAACGCGACGGGCTGCTGCGGTTTGTCATGCGCAGCGGGCAGGTGGACCGGGTTCTGGAGGAGGCGAATTGGGCGCTTGGTGACGATGACAGCTCAGTAACGCAGACCCGTGCGGCCGAGGCGGAAATGTCGGGGCGCGTGCGTCTGGGTTATGTCGAGGCGGAGGGCGAATATACCGCGCGCGTCGTCGAGGCGATATCAGCGCTATCCCAGGACCATGGCACCAATAGTTCGAGTGAGGTGGATGTCGCCCTCCACCGACCGCAAGCGGTGGCGATTGTGGAGCGCTGGCTGGCAGAGGCGCAGATGGCGCGCGATGTAATCCGCTTCACGTTGCCGCCCTCCCTGACGGGGATCGGAGCGGGAGATGTCGTGGCAATCGAGGGCGCCCGTTACCGTATTGACCGTGTGGATCTGGCAGGAGCGGCAACAATGGAAGCAGTTCGTATCGAGGCGGGGCTTTATGAGCCGTCCGATGCCGCCGAAGCCTCCGTTTCTGTGACGCGGTTCTATGCGCCCGTTCCGGTGACCGCCCAGTTCATGGATCTGCCATTACTGACCGGTGAGGAGGTGCCCTACGCTCCCCATCTGGCTGTCACCGCCAGCCCATGGCCCGGAACGGTGGCCGTTTATGACGCATCAAGCGATTCCGATTACCAACTTAATTCCACGCTCAGCAATCGTGCGAGCATTGGCCAGACGTTGGGAGGTCTGACATCGGCGCGCGCAGGGCTGTGGGATCGCGGACCGAGCCTCAGGATCAAGCTCGTATCGGGAGAGTTGCAATCTGTGAGCGAGGCGCAGGTGCTGGCCGGCGCCAATGTGATGGCGATCGGGGATGGCAGCAGCGGTAATTGGGAGATTTTCCAGTTCGCCACCGCCAATCTCGTTGCCGAGAACACCTATGATCTGAGCCTTCGGTTGCGTGGACAGCTTGGCAGCGACGCGCTCATGCCTGATCTCTGGCCGGAAGGCTCGGTGGTCGTGGCGCTGGACGGGCAGGTGGACCAGATTACCCTCGCCCAGAGCCAGCGTAATATCGCGCGCCACTACCGTATGGGCTCCGCACGGCGCAGCTACGACGATCCAAGCTATCTGCATCTGATCGAAAGCTTCAGGGGCAACGGATTGCGCCCCTATGCGCCCGCCCATTTGCGTATCGAGGCGCAGGGGGGCGGCTGGATGGCCAGCTGGATCCGGCGGACGCGGATCAATGGGGATGCGTGGCTTGAACAGGAGGTGCCGCTCGGCGAGACACAGGAGCGCTATCGGGTGAGGATTTTGGGGGAGAATGACGCTGTTCTGCGCGAGGCGGAGACAGCTGGAGCGACTTGGAGCTATACGGAGGCACAGTGTGCGGCGGATCTTGCGGTCTCACCGAAGCTGGTGCTGGAGGTGGCGCAGCTGAGTGATCTTTACGGAGCGGGGCTTGCCGCACGCTTGCAGCTCGCGGGCTGA
- a CDS encoding gene transfer agent family protein, with product MANPWAGEVEITLDGVPHVAKLTLGVLAELEAQMGAETMLDLVTRFEAGRFSSRDVLALVVAGLRGGGWRGRAEDLRAVEIGSGPVEAAQLAARLLARAFGSPEDQSA from the coding sequence ATGGCAAATCCTTGGGCCGGTGAGGTCGAGATCACGCTCGACGGAGTGCCGCATGTGGCCAAGCTGACGCTTGGGGTATTGGCGGAACTCGAGGCGCAGATGGGCGCCGAGACGATGCTCGATCTGGTGACGCGGTTCGAGGCGGGCCGCTTCTCGAGCCGCGATGTGCTGGCGCTTGTGGTGGCGGGATTGCGCGGCGGCGGCTGGCGGGGCCGTGCCGAGGATCTGCGTGCGGTCGAGATCGGGTCGGGGCCGGTGGAAGCCGCCCAGCTGGCCGCGCGGCTACTTGCGCGTGCCTTCGGCAGCCCCGAAGACCAAAGCGCATGA
- a CDS encoding DUF2163 domain-containing protein has translation MSYSTAFQSHLETKATTIARAWALTRRDGVELGFTDHDRPLTFGGLTFQPETGMEASALAQTSGLSVDNFDVVAALRSDAIAEADIRAGRFDGAELRSWLVNWAEPAENALIFRGHLGELTRSEGAFQAELRGLSDRLNNQIGRVYHPACAAVLGDAQCRFDTAQIGYVVETTVEICEEATRFTWASLAGFEDRWFERGVLSVLDGAAQGLSGAVKFDRFAADGSRVVELWQSLRAEVARGDTVRITAGCDRRAETCRLKFNNFVNFRGFPHIPGDDWLVSYPVTGGNYDGGSLFK, from the coding sequence ATGAGCTATTCCACCGCGTTCCAGTCCCATCTGGAGACCAAGGCCACCACCATCGCGCGCGCATGGGCGCTGACCCGCCGTGACGGGGTGGAGCTGGGCTTTACCGACCATGACCGGCCACTGACATTTGGCGGTCTCACCTTTCAGCCCGAGACGGGGATGGAGGCCAGTGCACTTGCGCAAACCTCGGGGCTTTCGGTCGATAACTTCGATGTCGTTGCGGCGCTGCGCTCCGATGCGATCGCCGAGGCCGATATCCGCGCGGGCCGGTTTGACGGGGCCGAGCTACGCAGCTGGCTCGTCAACTGGGCCGAGCCTGCCGAGAACGCGCTGATCTTTCGTGGCCATCTGGGCGAACTGACGCGAAGCGAGGGCGCGTTTCAGGCTGAACTGCGAGGGCTGTCGGACCGGTTGAACAACCAGATCGGGCGTGTCTACCATCCGGCTTGCGCGGCGGTGCTGGGCGATGCCCAGTGCCGGTTTGATACCGCCCAGATCGGGTATGTCGTCGAGACCACGGTCGAGATCTGCGAGGAAGCCACGAGGTTTACATGGGCGTCACTTGCCGGGTTCGAGGATCGCTGGTTCGAGCGCGGAGTGTTGAGCGTCTTGGACGGCGCAGCGCAGGGGCTCTCCGGCGCCGTCAAGTTCGATAGGTTCGCGGCTGATGGATCGCGTGTGGTAGAGTTGTGGCAATCGCTGCGCGCCGAGGTCGCGCGCGGCGATACCGTGCGCATCACTGCAGGCTGCGACCGGCGCGCCGAGACCTGCCGTTTGAAATTCAATAATTTCGTTAATTTTCGAGGCTTCCCGCATATCCCGGGTGACGACTGGCTGGTGTCCTATCCCGTTACAGGAGGCAATTACGATGGCGGGAGCCTTTTCAAATGA
- a CDS encoding DUF3168 domain-containing protein, translating to MSYLMASSLQMALYQALATDELVAQLSGGVIYDAQPVGVAEGTYVSLGPEDVLDISDRSGAIARHDFIVSVVTDAAGFQAAKRLAEAVTACLTGTGLTLETGRVSGLWFRKAKARRVGTNATRRIDLTFRAHLASE from the coding sequence ATGAGCTATCTTATGGCGTCCTCGTTGCAGATGGCCCTTTATCAGGCGCTGGCGACCGATGAGCTGGTGGCGCAGCTGAGCGGTGGCGTGATCTATGATGCACAGCCTGTGGGCGTGGCAGAGGGCACCTATGTGAGCCTCGGCCCGGAGGATGTGCTCGATATCTCGGATCGGAGCGGGGCCATTGCGCGCCATGATTTCATCGTTTCGGTCGTGACCGATGCGGCAGGATTTCAGGCCGCGAAGCGTCTGGCGGAGGCGGTGACAGCCTGTCTGACCGGCACCGGCCTGACACTGGAGACAGGGCGTGTTTCGGGGCTGTGGTTCCGCAAGGCCAAGGCGCGGCGCGTCGGCACCAATGCCACCCGCCGGATCGATCTGACCTTCCGCGCCCATCTGGCATCCGAGTGA
- a CDS encoding head-tail connector protein has protein sequence MLTEVAPVASDRLPITELRDHLRLGRGFSDVGAEDVALEAYLRAAIALIEQRISKALLSRAFLFHLRHWANPEAQPLPLAPLSSVTQVALRGVDDGLTVLEEASYRLMPDGVRPVLLALGAAFPQVEHGGMIEITVEAGFGVSWAEVPPDLRQAVMLLAAHYFEHRHESEQSGALPFGISSLIEPWRVVRLFGGKGRRS, from the coding sequence ATGTTGACTGAAGTTGCGCCGGTCGCCAGCGACCGGCTTCCCATTACGGAGTTGCGCGATCATCTGCGGCTGGGGCGCGGGTTTTCCGATGTAGGTGCCGAGGATGTGGCGCTCGAGGCCTATTTGCGCGCGGCGATCGCATTGATCGAGCAGCGGATCTCCAAGGCTTTGTTGTCGCGCGCTTTCCTGTTCCATCTGCGCCATTGGGCCAATCCCGAGGCGCAGCCTTTGCCTTTGGCACCGCTTTCCTCGGTCACGCAGGTGGCCTTGCGCGGGGTGGATGACGGGCTGACGGTGCTGGAGGAAGCGTCCTACCGGCTGATGCCCGATGGCGTGCGTCCGGTGCTTCTGGCGCTGGGGGCGGCGTTTCCGCAGGTCGAGCATGGCGGGATGATCGAGATCACCGTCGAGGCGGGCTTCGGCGTGTCATGGGCCGAGGTGCCGCCCGATCTGCGTCAGGCGGTGATGCTGCTTGCGGCGCATTATTTCGAGCATCGCCACGAGAGCGAGCAGAGCGGAGCCTTGCCCTTTGGTATCAGCAGCTTGATCGAGCCATGGCGCGTGGTGCGCCTCTTTGGCGGGAAGGGGCGCAGGTCATGA
- a CDS encoding antibiotic biosynthesis monooxygenase, with protein sequence MPVHVSGHLICKNNNEAELVRLYLPQHRALTQAEPGCLLFEVEETDDPLIWRVSESFMDQKALEAHQARLLHSIWGEKTRNIAREYDVIRT encoded by the coding sequence ATGCCGGTCCATGTCAGTGGCCATCTGATTTGCAAGAATAATAACGAGGCCGAGCTCGTCAGACTTTATCTTCCCCAGCATCGGGCTTTGACACAGGCAGAACCCGGTTGTCTTCTTTTCGAGGTCGAGGAAACCGATGACCCTCTGATCTGGCGCGTGAGCGAGAGTTTCATGGACCAGAAGGCGCTCGAAGCGCATCAAGCACGGTTGCTCCATTCGATCTGGGGCGAAAAGACCAGGAATATTGCCCGCGAGTATGATGTCATCCGGACCTGA
- the cysE gene encoding serine O-acetyltransferase, translating into MAELQARITAVDPVWERICTEARAAVQNEPLLGSLIHAGLLHHPTFERALSFRFSLKLASNEMSEQILREIADEAYAQAPYLIAAARADLVAVYERDAACHRLMQPLLFFKGYQALQSYRIAHWLWSQGRPDMAYYVQMRTSEMFGVDIHPAARIGQGVMIDHAHSIVIGETAVVGDNVSMLHSVTLGGTGKEEEDRHPKIGNGVLIGAGAKVLGNIRVGDNSRIAAGSVVLDEVPPCKTVAGVPARIVGDAGCSQPSVSMDHLLDKQPGA; encoded by the coding sequence ATGGCCGAGCTTCAAGCCAGAATCACCGCTGTCGACCCTGTCTGGGAACGGATCTGCACCGAAGCACGGGCTGCGGTGCAGAACGAGCCCCTGCTCGGATCGCTCATCCATGCCGGGCTTTTGCATCATCCGACCTTCGAGCGGGCGCTGTCTTTCCGGTTCTCGCTGAAGCTTGCCTCCAACGAGATGAGCGAGCAGATCCTGCGCGAGATCGCCGATGAGGCCTATGCTCAGGCTCCGTATCTGATTGCGGCGGCGCGCGCCGATCTTGTGGCCGTCTATGAGCGAGATGCGGCCTGCCACCGGCTGATGCAACCCCTGCTGTTCTTCAAGGGCTATCAGGCATTGCAATCTTACCGGATCGCGCATTGGCTCTGGTCGCAGGGGCGTCCGGATATGGCCTATTATGTCCAGATGCGCACCTCCGAGATGTTCGGCGTGGATATCCATCCGGCGGCGCGGATCGGGCAGGGCGTGATGATCGACCACGCGCATTCCATCGTGATCGGCGAGACCGCCGTCGTGGGCGACAATGTCTCGATGCTGCATTCGGTCACGCTGGGCGGGACCGGTAAGGAAGAGGAAGACCGCCATCCCAAGATCGGCAATGGTGTCCTGATCGGTGCGGGCGCGAAAGTGCTCGGCAATATCCGCGTCGGGGACAATTCTCGCATTGCCGCAGGGTCGGTGGTGCTCGACGAGGTTCCGCCCTGCAAGACCGTGGCAGGTGTGCCGGCGCGCATCGTGGGAGATGCGGGCTGCAGCCAGCCCTCGGTCTCGATGGACCATCTTCTGGACAAACAGCCCGGCGCGTAA
- a CDS encoding phage tail tape measure protein, with product MDETDFDALSESAETLETVLGNVGSLTGVFTSELTGLRESMGLTTREMGTLSRKFSTSISSAFEDVILDGASLSSALRSVAESMSDAVYSAAVKPVSDTLGSTLASGVANLAGGLMPFANGGAFSSGKVRAFAKGGVVSETTGFAMRGGLGLMGEAGPEAIMPLTRGADGRLGVQAQGGRAVNVTMNVTTPDVSGFSRSRAQMAAQMSRALSRGSRTM from the coding sequence ATGGATGAGACGGATTTCGATGCGCTGAGCGAGAGCGCCGAGACGCTCGAGACGGTGCTGGGCAATGTCGGCAGCCTGACTGGCGTCTTTACGAGCGAGCTGACCGGACTGCGCGAGAGTATGGGCCTGACGACCCGCGAGATGGGGACGCTGTCGCGGAAATTCTCCACGAGCATCAGTAGCGCTTTCGAGGATGTGATCCTTGATGGCGCGAGCCTGTCGAGCGCGTTGCGCTCGGTCGCGGAGAGCATGTCGGATGCGGTCTATTCGGCGGCCGTCAAACCGGTGAGCGACACGCTGGGCAGCACTCTGGCGAGCGGCGTGGCCAATCTGGCGGGCGGGCTGATGCCCTTTGCCAATGGCGGGGCGTTTTCCTCGGGCAAGGTGCGGGCTTTCGCCAAGGGCGGGGTTGTGTCCGAGACGACGGGGTTTGCCATGCGGGGCGGCTTGGGGCTGATGGGCGAGGCGGGGCCGGAGGCGATCATGCCGCTGACCCGCGGGGCCGATGGCCGGCTTGGCGTACAGGCGCAGGGCGGGCGGGCGGTGAATGTCACGATGAATGTGACCACTCCCGACGTGTCGGGCTTCAGCCGCTCGCGTGCGCAGATGGCCGCACAGATGAGCCGCGCGCTCTCGCGCGGATCGAGAACGATGTGA
- a CDS encoding NlpC/P60 family protein: MTEREEVVLLARSWIGTPYRHQGSCSQAGADCLGLIRGIWRSLYGSEPEAPGSYSADWAETGHDEALWQAALRHLVPLGPDEPFRAGQVLLFRMRPRAVAKHVGLLSARAPLRFIHAYSGHGVVENTLSSPWRARLVARFDFPDVR; this comes from the coding sequence ATGACGGAGCGCGAAGAGGTGGTCCTGCTTGCGCGCAGCTGGATCGGCACACCTTACCGCCATCAGGGTTCCTGTTCGCAGGCGGGCGCCGATTGTCTGGGGCTCATCCGCGGGATCTGGCGCAGCCTCTATGGATCCGAGCCCGAAGCGCCCGGTTCCTATAGTGCCGATTGGGCCGAAACCGGTCACGACGAGGCACTTTGGCAGGCGGCGCTGCGTCATCTGGTGCCCCTTGGACCGGACGAGCCCTTTCGCGCGGGACAGGTTCTGTTGTTTCGCATGAGGCCACGGGCGGTGGCCAAACATGTGGGGCTGCTTTCGGCGCGGGCGCCGTTGCGGTTCATCCATGCCTATAGCGGGCACGGGGTCGTGGAAAACACGCTCTCGTCGCCCTGGCGCGCCCGGCTGGTGGCGCGTTTCGACTTTCCGGATGTGAGGTAG
- a CDS encoding phage major tail protein, TP901-1 family, with translation MAVQNGKDLLVKLDLSGDGQFQTIAGLRATRISFNAETVDVTSLESEGRWRELLGGAGVRSAAISGSGVFRDADTDARARQIFFDGEIPEFQVIIPSFGIVQGPFLISSIEYAGAHDGEATYEMAMASAGALSFVELSDE, from the coding sequence ATGGCAGTTCAGAACGGGAAAGACCTTCTGGTGAAACTCGATCTCAGCGGAGACGGGCAGTTCCAGACCATCGCGGGCCTGCGCGCCACGCGGATCAGCTTCAACGCGGAAACGGTCGATGTGACATCGCTTGAAAGCGAGGGGCGCTGGCGTGAACTCTTGGGCGGAGCGGGCGTGCGCTCGGCTGCGATTTCGGGGTCGGGCGTGTTCCGCGATGCCGATACCGATGCGCGGGCGCGGCAGATTTTCTTCGACGGCGAGATTCCCGAATTTCAGGTGATTATCCCGAGTTTCGGGATCGTGCAGGGGCCGTTCCTGATCTCGTCGATCGAATATGCCGGTGCGCATGATGGCGAGGCGACCTACGAGATGGCGATGGCCTCGGCGGGGGCGTTGAGCTTTGTCGAGCTGAGCGATGAATGA
- a CDS encoding head-tail adaptor protein encodes MSVPNLSTCLVLEEPRSVPDGAGGLIETWVELGEIWAALDFGTGTERADQLRVIAAVSVSITVRSALPTSPRRPVANQRFRLGARVFRILAVADDQPGYLRCFSREEVVT; translated from the coding sequence ATGAGCGTGCCGAACCTGTCTACCTGTCTGGTGCTGGAAGAGCCCCGGAGCGTGCCCGATGGTGCGGGTGGTCTGATCGAGACATGGGTCGAGCTGGGCGAGATCTGGGCCGCGCTCGATTTCGGCACGGGCACCGAACGGGCCGACCAGTTGCGCGTGATCGCCGCCGTTTCGGTCAGCATTACGGTGCGTTCGGCCCTCCCAACCTCGCCGCGCAGGCCGGTGGCCAATCAGCGCTTCCGGTTGGGGGCCAGAGTGTTCCGTATTCTGGCGGTTGCGGATGACCAGCCGGGCTATCTGCGCTGCTTCAGCCGCGAGGAGGTCGTGACATGA
- a CDS encoding DUF2460 domain-containing protein, which yields MAFHEIRFPASLSFGSVGGPERRTEIVTLASGYEERNSPWAHSRRHYDAGVGLRSLDDVEALLAFFEARAGQLHGFRWKDWADYRSAPASRALSYEDQLIGLGDGATTTFPLAKTYRSGEITYSRPITKPVGGTVMVGVQGGYQSESIDWSVDSATGVVTFAQPPAKGARVTAGFEFDVPVRFDTDRIQVSVQSFQAGEVPQVPVVEVRL from the coding sequence ATGGCCTTTCACGAGATCCGCTTTCCCGCCAGTCTGAGCTTTGGCTCGGTCGGCGGGCCGGAGCGTCGCACCGAGATCGTTACCCTTGCCAGCGGCTATGAGGAGCGCAATTCACCTTGGGCGCATTCTCGGCGCCATTATGATGCGGGCGTCGGGCTGCGCTCGCTTGATGATGTCGAGGCGTTGCTCGCATTTTTCGAGGCACGCGCGGGACAGTTGCACGGGTTCCGCTGGAAGGATTGGGCGGATTACCGGTCGGCGCCTGCAAGCCGCGCGCTGAGCTACGAGGATCAGCTGATCGGTCTGGGCGATGGCGCGACCACGACATTCCCGCTGGCCAAGACCTATCGCTCGGGCGAGATCACTTATTCCCGCCCGATCACCAAACCTGTCGGCGGGACTGTTATGGTGGGCGTGCAGGGCGGCTATCAATCCGAAAGTATCGACTGGTCGGTGGATAGTGCAACTGGCGTGGTCACGTTTGCCCAACCGCCTGCCAAGGGCGCGCGGGTGACGGCGGGGTTCGAGTTCGATGTGCCGGTCCGGTTCGACACCGACCGTATCCAGGTCTCGGTGCAGTCTTTCCAGGCGGGCGAGGTGCCGCAGGTGCCGGTGGTGGAGGTGCGGCTATGA